Proteins from one Parvibaculum lavamentivorans DS-1 genomic window:
- a CDS encoding peptidase M20: MADLLKIDAKAPYRVTDEERAAIAAAIDEDELCRLALELGNIPSPSRSEAAASQYVFDWMQREGFNPRTAGATPERQNVIGEYGGSAEGANLLFTAHLDTESPTYEPDLDNAKYRPETLANREWLECWLEDGKLFGYPIANDRGPMSCFMIAAKALRKAGIPLAGKLYLTACPGEIGPEPIEDRKGIDYLGKDIGAHYLFHHGGVAPDYAIAAEGCDFGLTWIGCGYAVFRIRIFGQGVFTPILDYPGDPLQHPNPIYRLGPIIEALHDWGMTYPDRHRYESAGGISVPKTQIDSIKAGIPYSFGTGTEVVSIYLEAGLTPRQKAADVQHELAALMRQFDIEGFDIEPMVVRHGFEADAQDVAPLVAAVADATEFTLGEKLQRANPVYSSMWRDQNVFNMHRIPAVTTGMPRWRPTPGDMAKSALIYALTALSICGRAPEEASKAAYKPVYGDNPF; this comes from the coding sequence ATGGCTGACCTCCTCAAGATCGACGCAAAAGCGCCCTATCGAGTGACGGACGAGGAACGAGCCGCGATTGCCGCCGCCATCGACGAAGACGAACTCTGCAGGCTTGCGCTTGAGCTCGGCAATATTCCGAGCCCATCGCGAAGCGAAGCGGCCGCTAGTCAATATGTCTTCGACTGGATGCAGCGCGAGGGGTTCAACCCGCGCACAGCCGGTGCCACGCCGGAACGTCAGAACGTCATAGGCGAATATGGAGGGAGCGCCGAAGGCGCGAACCTTCTATTCACGGCGCATCTCGATACCGAGAGCCCGACCTATGAGCCGGATCTGGACAACGCCAAATATCGTCCCGAAACGCTCGCGAACCGTGAATGGCTGGAATGCTGGCTTGAAGACGGCAAGCTGTTCGGCTACCCGATTGCAAACGACCGCGGCCCCATGAGTTGCTTCATGATCGCGGCAAAAGCGTTGCGCAAGGCGGGTATTCCGCTTGCGGGGAAACTCTATCTCACGGCTTGTCCCGGCGAGATCGGGCCTGAACCTATCGAGGACAGGAAGGGCATCGACTATCTCGGCAAGGATATCGGCGCGCACTATCTTTTCCATCATGGTGGCGTTGCGCCGGACTATGCCATCGCCGCGGAAGGCTGCGATTTCGGCCTCACCTGGATTGGCTGCGGCTACGCCGTTTTCCGTATTCGCATTTTTGGACAGGGCGTATTCACGCCCATTCTCGATTATCCCGGGGATCCCCTCCAGCACCCTAATCCGATCTATCGCCTCGGCCCGATCATCGAGGCGCTCCATGATTGGGGCATGACCTATCCCGACCGCCATCGTTATGAAAGCGCAGGCGGGATTTCGGTCCCCAAGACGCAGATCGATTCCATCAAGGCCGGTATCCCTTATTCCTTCGGAACGGGAACGGAGGTCGTCTCGATCTATCTTGAAGCAGGACTGACGCCGCGTCAGAAGGCAGCGGATGTGCAGCACGAACTCGCGGCGCTCATGCGGCAGTTCGATATCGAAGGCTTCGACATCGAACCCATGGTCGTGCGCCACGGCTTCGAAGCAGACGCGCAGGATGTCGCGCCGCTCGTCGCCGCCGTTGCGGACGCGACGGAGTTCACGCTCGGCGAGAAGCTGCAGCGTGCCAACCCCGTCTATTCGAGCATGTGGCGCGACCAGAACGTCTTCAATATGCATCGCATTCCGGCTGTGACCACGGGCATGCCCCGTTGGCGGCCAACCCCCGGGGACATGGCGAAGAGCGCATTGATCTATGCCCTGACTGCGCTCTCGATCTGCGGCCGCGCGCCGGAAGAAGCGAGCAAGGCCGCTTACAAGCCGGTCTATGGCGACAATCCATTCTGA
- a CDS encoding flavin reductase family protein has product MSQTSKQEQGSVDPATYRKALGTFVTGVTVVTTVLGGVPVGTTVSAVSALSLSPPLILVSLARKSETLAQIKRAGIFAVNILSDGQNDIAACFATAAGAAKFDGIDYSYGQNGAPVLAGAGATIECDLEDCFSGGDHEILVGLVRNATVEGDPAPLVYFRGRFFGLGGGNAEV; this is encoded by the coding sequence ATGAGCCAGACTTCAAAACAAGAACAAGGATCGGTTGATCCCGCGACCTACCGAAAAGCGCTCGGAACCTTCGTCACCGGGGTAACCGTCGTCACAACGGTATTGGGCGGCGTCCCCGTTGGCACAACCGTCAGCGCCGTCTCCGCGCTGTCTCTCTCGCCGCCGCTCATTCTTGTCTCGCTGGCGCGCAAGAGCGAAACGCTGGCGCAGATCAAGCGCGCCGGCATTTTCGCCGTGAACATTCTCTCGGATGGGCAGAACGACATCGCGGCCTGCTTTGCGACAGCTGCAGGCGCGGCAAAGTTCGACGGCATCGACTACAGCTACGGACAGAATGGCGCGCCAGTCCTTGCAGGGGCGGGCGCCACGATTGAATGCGATCTCGAGGACTGCTTCTCAGGCGGTGACCACGAGATCCTCGTGGGTCTCGTTCGAAATGCAACTGTCGAAGGCGACCCGGCGCCGCTTGTCTATTTCCGCGGCAGATTTTTCGGGCTCGGCGGTGGAAACGCCGAGGTCTGA
- a CDS encoding cysteine hydrolase, with amino-acid sequence MNAVMNNDPVTTGLDGLADWIGPKRTALCIIDIQADFAAPDGLMASFGVDMSSVPEAIANAERLIAAAREAAVPVIFIGLETSAETDSPVWTERMRRRDGDPEAESNVCRAGTSGAAFYGPQPQPGDVVVMKPKYSAFHATSFSRVLEEKGVDTLVVCGLTTECCIGNTVSDAFHRDYHVIIADDACAAYGEDIHRAAIAILELNCAILRSTAEIEAAWSKAHG; translated from the coding sequence ATGAACGCGGTGATGAACAACGACCCGGTCACTACCGGTCTGGATGGGCTCGCGGATTGGATCGGTCCGAAGCGAACGGCGCTTTGCATCATCGACATTCAGGCCGACTTCGCGGCGCCCGATGGCCTTATGGCGAGCTTCGGCGTCGATATGAGCAGCGTGCCGGAAGCCATCGCGAATGCGGAAAGGCTCATCGCCGCCGCGCGTGAGGCGGCTGTGCCGGTGATCTTCATCGGCCTCGAAACCAGCGCCGAAACGGATTCACCCGTCTGGACAGAACGAATGCGCCGCCGCGATGGCGATCCCGAAGCCGAAAGCAATGTCTGTCGTGCGGGTACATCGGGTGCGGCCTTCTACGGACCCCAGCCCCAACCGGGCGACGTCGTAGTGATGAAGCCGAAATACAGCGCCTTCCACGCGACGTCCTTTTCCAGGGTTCTCGAAGAGAAGGGCGTCGATACGCTCGTTGTCTGCGGCCTCACGACTGAATGCTGCATCGGCAATACGGTGTCCGACGCATTCCATCGCGACTACCACGTCATTATCGCTGACGATGCCTGCGCCGCTTATGGCGAAGATATTCATCGCGCCGCCATTGCCATACTCGAACTCAACTGCGCCATCTTGCGCAGCACAGCGGAAATCGAAGCCGCATGGAGCAAGGCTCATGGCTGA